CGAGGGGGCCGCGCCGCCCGAGGAAGCCTGCGAGACAGCCCAGACCTGGGACTCGCCGTGGGGCGAGGGGCGACCCGGCTGGCACATCGAGTGCTCGGCGATGAGCATGACCCACCTCGACGATAGCATCGACGTCCACGTCGGCGGGCAGGACCTCGTCTTCCCCCACCACGAGAACGAGATCGCACAGAGCGAGGCGGCCACCGGCGAGCAGTTCGCCCGCTACTGGCTGCACGTCGGCCTGCTGGAGACGAGTGAGGAGAAGATGTCCTCCTCGCTGGGCAACTTCTCGACGGTCGCCGAGTTCGTCGGCGAACACGGCCCGAACGTGGCCCGCACCTTCCTGCTCTCGACGGCCTACCACAGCAAGGCCACCTACAGCGCGGAGACGGTCGCCGAGGCCGAGGAACGCTGGGAGCGACTGGAACGAGGGTACCGGCGGGCCGTCGAGGCGGCCGACAGCGTCGACGCCCACACCACAGTGGAGGACGACGCCCTCGGGGAGGCGATCGACGCCGTCCGCGAGGACTTCACCGAAGCGATGAACGACGACTTCAACACGCGGGAGGCGACGACCGCCCTCCTGGAACTCGCCGGGGCGGTCAACCGCCACGTCGACGACCACGACGAGTACGACTATCGCAACCTCCGCCGGGCCGTCGAGACGTTCGAGGACCTCGGCGCGGGCGTCCTCGGCCTCAGTTTCGGCGGCGAGTCCAGCGGGGACGTCCGGGTCGCGCAGGAGCTGGCCGACCTCGTCCTCTCGCTCCGCGAGCAGGAGCGCGAATCGGGGAACTACGACCGCGCCGACGAGTTGCGTGACGAACTCGAGGGACTCGGGGTGACCGTCGAGGACACCGACGACGGGCCAGTCGCCCGGTTCGACTGAGCCGTCGCGGTACAACAATTGAGAATCGGGAGCGGGCCTTTATGAGCGGGCGCGCCCCAGAGCGGGTAGAAGCGATGCACGGAGACGACCGTCCCGCGGCGCTGTGTGTGACGAACGCCAAGGGCGGGACGGGGAAGACCACGGTCGCGATCAACGTCGCGGGGGCGCTCAACCAGCGGGACCGGGACGTGCTGTTCGTCGACCTCGACCCGCAGGGCAACGCCACGGAGGGGCTGGGCCTGGTCGAGGCCTACGACGCAGCGCCGCCGACGCTGTTCGACGTGCTGACCGACCCGGAGCAGCGTTCTGCGGTCCGCGACCTGATCGTCGAGCACGACGAGATGGACGTCCTGCCGAGCAACGTCGACATGCTCCAGGCCGAACACGAACTCACCCTGGCGAGCGTGATGGCGACGCTCGAGGCCGACCCGTCGCTGTCGATGGATCCGTCGGCGCTGACGCCGCTGA
Above is a genomic segment from Halorientalis sp. LT38 containing:
- the cysS gene encoding cysteine--tRNA ligase; amino-acid sequence: MTLRVTNTLTGEREDFEPRDPDSVLLYYCGLTTSDPAHLGHARGWVHVDVMHRWLEHVGYDVRHVENFTDVNEKIVARVGEDGESEADVARHYVRSVIRDMRSLNLLRAEVYPRVTEHVPQIIDLVETLLERGHAYEVDGSVYFDVTSFEDYGKLSNQDPAELDAQGDPDERSEKRNPADFALWKAGGVDPAAIEDHQHEGAAPPEEACETAQTWDSPWGEGRPGWHIECSAMSMTHLDDSIDVHVGGQDLVFPHHENEIAQSEAATGEQFARYWLHVGLLETSEEKMSSSLGNFSTVAEFVGEHGPNVARTFLLSTAYHSKATYSAETVAEAEERWERLERGYRRAVEAADSVDAHTTVEDDALGEAIDAVREDFTEAMNDDFNTREATTALLELAGAVNRHVDDHDEYDYRNLRRAVETFEDLGAGVLGLSFGGESSGDVRVAQELADLVLSLREQERESGNYDRADELRDELEGLGVTVEDTDDGPVARFD